The following proteins are encoded in a genomic region of Methanoculleus oceani:
- a CDS encoding amidohydrolase family protein, which translates to MNEIFNAQRSVLIAGVTIDGSTVDIAIDETGMIAGIGEDARKAIDADIVIDGSDRLAVPGMVNTHTHAAMTLLRGYGDDMLLQDWLSQKIWPLEAHLTGDDVYWGTKLACLEMIRSGTVAFNDMYFFMDRAAQAVDETGMRATFAYGFIDLGMEEKREAEIKATEALVAHVKSLGNPRIQAAVGPHSVYTVSPEGLAWCGEYAKEQEIGIHVHLSETEKEVVDCVAQFGKRPAVLLDECGCLTPRTVAAHCCWLDEAECRLLGERGVSASHNPASNMKLAVNRAMPYHWLKASGANVCLGTDGCASNNNLDMLEEMKFAALLQKFAWNSPTLLPAGEALAMATSAGARALGTGPGTLTVGAPADIVLLDARAVCNTPLFHADSNTVYACNGGAVMTVLCGGRVLMHEREVPGAEEIVREAAATARSLVGRTETTS; encoded by the coding sequence ATGAACGAGATCTTTAACGCCCAACGATCGGTCCTGATCGCCGGGGTCACCATCGACGGATCGACTGTGGATATCGCGATCGACGAGACCGGCATGATCGCGGGGATTGGTGAGGACGCGAGGAAGGCCATCGACGCTGATATCGTCATCGACGGCTCCGACCGGCTCGCCGTCCCCGGCATGGTGAACACCCACACCCACGCCGCGATGACCCTGCTCCGGGGCTACGGGGACGACATGCTGCTGCAGGACTGGCTCTCGCAGAAGATCTGGCCGCTCGAGGCCCACCTGACCGGCGACGATGTCTACTGGGGAACGAAACTCGCGTGCCTCGAGATGATCAGGAGCGGCACCGTCGCGTTCAACGACATGTACTTCTTCATGGACCGGGCGGCGCAGGCGGTCGACGAGACGGGCATGCGGGCAACGTTCGCCTACGGGTTTATCGACCTCGGCATGGAGGAGAAACGCGAGGCCGAGATCAAGGCGACCGAAGCCCTCGTTGCCCACGTAAAATCGCTCGGCAACCCGCGGATCCAGGCGGCCGTCGGCCCCCACTCCGTCTACACCGTCTCCCCCGAAGGCCTCGCCTGGTGCGGCGAATATGCAAAAGAGCAGGAGATCGGCATCCACGTCCACCTCTCCGAGACCGAGAAAGAGGTCGTCGACTGCGTCGCCCAGTTCGGCAAACGCCCCGCGGTCCTCCTCGACGAGTGCGGCTGCCTCACCCCAAGGACCGTCGCCGCGCACTGCTGCTGGCTCGACGAGGCCGAGTGCCGGCTCCTCGGGGAGCGCGGCGTCTCCGCCTCTCACAACCCGGCGAGCAACATGAAGCTCGCCGTCAACCGGGCGATGCCCTACCACTGGCTGAAAGCTTCCGGGGCGAATGTCTGCCTCGGGACCGACGGCTGCGCCTCGAACAACAACCTCGACATGCTCGAGGAGATGAAGTTCGCCGCCCTGCTGCAGAAGTTCGCCTGGAACTCGCCGACCCTCCTCCCCGCAGGCGAGGCGCTCGCGATGGCGACGAGCGCAGGCGCCCGGGCGCTCGGCACCGGCCCGGGGACCCTGACCGTGGGCGCCCCGGCCGATATCGTCCTCCTCGACGCCCGTGCAGTCTGCAACACCCCGCTCTTCCACGCCGACTCGAACACCGTCTACGCCTGCAACGGCGGCGCGGTCATGACCGTCCTCTGCGGTGGCAGAGTCCTGATGCACGAGCGGGAGGTGCCGGGAGCAGAGGAGA
- a CDS encoding MTAP family purine nucleoside phosphorylase, with protein sequence MLGIIGGTSLLFADLPPLDKQTVATPYGKAEVHTGAFALLLRHQHNLPPHRINYRACLAALAILGVDEIVAFGSAGSLKHEIPPGSIVIPTDYLSVTDIPSIHECTIDHVRPELDADLVRTLSGLVPEARTGGVYAQTRGPRIETVAEVRALAKVADIVGMTVASEATLALELGMRFAAVCTVDNYANGLGEETLTYEHILATSRANCRRTEKILENIVERLA encoded by the coding sequence GTGCTCGGGATCATCGGGGGCACGAGCCTCCTCTTCGCCGACCTGCCGCCGCTCGATAAGCAGACCGTCGCCACGCCCTACGGGAAGGCGGAGGTGCACACCGGAGCCTTCGCGCTCCTCCTGCGCCACCAGCACAACCTCCCCCCGCACCGGATCAACTACCGGGCGTGCCTCGCCGCGCTCGCCATCCTCGGGGTGGACGAGATCGTCGCGTTCGGCTCCGCCGGCTCCCTGAAGCACGAGATCCCGCCGGGCTCGATCGTCATCCCCACCGATTATTTGAGCGTCACCGACATCCCGTCCATCCACGAGTGCACCATCGACCACGTCCGGCCGGAACTGGACGCGGACCTGGTCCGCACCCTCTCCGGACTGGTGCCGGAGGCCCGGACGGGCGGGGTCTACGCCCAGACTAGAGGGCCGCGGATCGAGACCGTCGCCGAAGTCAGAGCGCTTGCAAAGGTCGCCGACATCGTCGGGATGACGGTCGCGAGCGAGGCGACGCTCGCTCTCGAACTCGGGATGCGGTTTGCCGCCGTCTGCACCGTGGACAACTACGCAAACGGCCTCGGGGAAGAGACCCTGACCTACGAGCACATCCTCGCGACCTCCCGCGCGAACTGCCGGAGGACCGAGAAGATCCTTGAGAATATCGTGGAGCGACTTGCATGA
- a CDS encoding nicotinate phosphoribosyltransferase, which yields MGRFQMVDEDAIRDGKCTDVYFRRVVEVMERDGVNPHVTMEVTAAALPDPWGVFCGLDDVIKLLDGLPVDVDAMPEGSVFYKNEPVLRISGRYRDFAVYETAILGFLCHASGVASAAAHMKLAAGDRPVYSFGSRRQHPAIAAMIERAAWIGGVDGASNTCAPEDIPLAGTMPHAFVMCYPEQEDAWLAFAQGAGPEVPRIMLADTFSDEKDEAVRAAACGATAVRLDTPRSRRGDMRAIIEEVRWELDVNGYPDVKIFLSGGLSRADVAAYRDVADAFGVGGAIANAPVIDFAMDIVELKGRPFAKRGKRSGVKQVYDLPGGGRLMLPARTPAPKGAVPLLAPCIKNGIAGVGLMRPDMKDARERVLSRLPALAGEG from the coding sequence ATGGGCAGGTTTCAGATGGTCGATGAAGACGCCATCCGGGATGGGAAGTGTACGGACGTCTACTTCCGGCGGGTCGTGGAGGTCATGGAGCGGGACGGCGTGAACCCGCACGTCACGATGGAGGTGACGGCGGCAGCGCTCCCCGACCCGTGGGGGGTCTTCTGCGGGCTTGACGACGTCATCAAACTGCTCGACGGCCTCCCGGTGGACGTGGACGCGATGCCGGAGGGGTCGGTCTTCTACAAAAACGAGCCCGTCCTCCGGATATCGGGACGCTACCGGGACTTCGCCGTCTACGAGACCGCCATCCTCGGGTTCCTCTGCCACGCCTCGGGGGTGGCGTCGGCGGCCGCCCACATGAAACTGGCCGCGGGGGACCGCCCGGTCTACTCCTTCGGCTCGCGCCGCCAGCACCCGGCGATCGCCGCGATGATCGAGCGGGCGGCCTGGATCGGCGGGGTGGACGGGGCGAGCAACACCTGCGCGCCGGAGGATATCCCGCTCGCGGGCACGATGCCGCACGCGTTCGTGATGTGTTACCCGGAGCAGGAGGACGCCTGGCTCGCGTTTGCGCAGGGGGCGGGCCCGGAGGTGCCGCGGATCATGCTCGCGGACACCTTCTCCGACGAGAAGGACGAGGCGGTCAGGGCGGCCGCCTGCGGGGCGACGGCCGTCCGGCTGGACACGCCGCGGTCGCGCCGGGGCGACATGCGGGCGATCATCGAGGAGGTGCGCTGGGAGCTCGACGTCAACGGCTACCCGGACGTGAAGATCTTCCTCTCGGGCGGCCTGTCGCGCGCAGACGTCGCCGCCTACCGCGACGTCGCCGACGCCTTCGGCGTCGGGGGGGCGATAGCAAACGCCCCGGTGATCGACTTCGCGATGGACATCGTCGAGCTCAAAGGCAGGCCCTTCGCGAAGCGCGGGAAGCGGAGCGGCGTCAAGCAGGTCTACGACCTGCCCGGCGGCGGCCGCCTCATGCTCCCCGCCCGCACCCCCGCGCCGAAGGGCGCGGTGCCGCTCCTTGCCCCCTGCATCAAGAACGGCATCGCCGGCGTCGGCCTCATGCGCCCGGACATGAAGGATGCGCGGGAACGGGTGCTCTCCCGGCTCCCGGCCCTTGCCGGGGAGGGATAG